From the genome of Phytohabitans rumicis, one region includes:
- a CDS encoding VanZ family protein, with protein MTFALLAPLALVAHRGLAGRLGWARWPTLGVLLSLAVVLTLTLPPEPGVPIGGPGLSGLGACTGSLFDPGVLGRGLIATTERGERVGNVLMFVPLTFFAVYASRRPALVATVGVVLPVAIELTQSIEGVGRECVGYDWVNNAIGAVAGVLLAMAVIRLRDVVGESPPR; from the coding sequence TTGACGTTTGCCTTGCTGGCGCCGCTGGCCTTGGTGGCGCATCGCGGGCTGGCCGGTCGGCTCGGCTGGGCCCGGTGGCCGACGCTGGGCGTACTGCTCAGCCTCGCGGTGGTGCTGACGCTGACCCTGCCGCCCGAGCCGGGCGTGCCGATCGGTGGACCGGGCCTGTCGGGGCTCGGCGCCTGCACCGGCTCGCTCTTCGACCCCGGCGTGCTCGGGCGGGGCCTGATCGCCACCACCGAACGTGGCGAGCGGGTCGGCAACGTGCTGATGTTCGTCCCGCTGACCTTCTTCGCGGTGTACGCCTCCCGGCGGCCAGCGCTGGTCGCGACCGTCGGTGTCGTGCTTCCGGTGGCGATCGAGCTGACCCAGTCGATCGAGGGCGTCGGGCGCGAGTGCGTCGGCTACGACTGGGTCAACAACGCCATCGGCGCCGTGGCGGGCGTGCTGCTGGCCATGGCAGTCATCCGGCTCAGGGACGTCGTGGGAGAATCACCGCCGAGGTGA
- a CDS encoding (Fe-S)-binding protein has translation MGTVQIVTTVLAAAITLVAVVLAVRAVRTMVSVIRLGQPDPTRFPDKGTRAKRMLVETVGHTRMLKWSVVGAAHWFVMVAFIVLSLLVLEAYFEVVDPQDGLPVVGGWALYGLVTELIGVFGLAGILVLIAIRLANRPTRAKGRSRFTGSTMWQGYFVEWVIVGVLICGFLIRGFKAATGHLEWPTWAAPVSHALGDVLPASEAGLSITAAVKIVISMTWLIMIALNVTMGVAWHRFAAFFNIFFKRDPGRPAGSGLGGLRPMMSAGKPLDFEQADPDKDQFGVAAVEQFTWKGLLDFTTCTECGRCQSQCPAWNTGKPLSPKLLVLSLRDHAYAKAPYLLAGDDHSKVDALALAESQRPLIGGAEEQGVIDPDVLWSCTTCGACVEQCPVDIEHVDHIVDMRRYQVLIESNFPSEAGIMLRNLESKGNPWGAPPNTREDWTKGLDFEVPRVTDGGEFEYLFWVGCAGAFEDRAKKTTRAVATLLQQAGVSFAILGEGETCTGDPARRLGNEFVFQMLAQQNVETLTEAGVTKIVASCPHCFNTLGNEYSQLGLKVEVVHHTQLLAELVASGKLTPVQPVDGGITYHDPCYLGRHNRVFTPPREILQNAGALTEMPRNSERSFCCGAGGARMWMEERIGKRINTERVEEALATGAKTIAVGCPFCYTMIGDGVTGKGAADEVEVVDVATVLLRSVKAEA, from the coding sequence ATGGGCACCGTCCAGATCGTGACCACAGTCCTCGCGGCCGCGATCACGCTGGTCGCGGTCGTGCTCGCGGTACGCGCGGTGCGAACGATGGTGTCGGTGATCCGCCTTGGGCAGCCGGACCCGACCCGCTTCCCGGACAAGGGCACCCGGGCCAAGCGGATGCTGGTCGAGACCGTGGGCCACACCCGGATGCTCAAGTGGTCCGTGGTCGGCGCGGCGCACTGGTTCGTGATGGTCGCGTTCATTGTGCTGTCGCTGCTGGTGCTGGAGGCGTACTTCGAGGTCGTCGACCCGCAGGACGGCCTGCCGGTGGTCGGTGGCTGGGCGCTGTACGGGCTGGTCACCGAGTTGATCGGGGTCTTCGGCCTGGCGGGCATCCTGGTGTTGATCGCGATCCGGCTGGCCAACCGGCCGACCCGCGCGAAGGGGCGGTCCCGGTTCACCGGCTCGACGATGTGGCAGGGCTACTTCGTCGAGTGGGTCATCGTCGGGGTGCTGATCTGCGGGTTCCTGATCCGCGGGTTCAAGGCCGCCACCGGGCACCTGGAGTGGCCGACGTGGGCCGCCCCGGTCTCGCACGCCCTCGGGGACGTGCTGCCGGCCTCGGAGGCCGGGCTCTCCATCACCGCCGCGGTGAAGATCGTCATCTCGATGACCTGGCTGATCATGATCGCGTTGAACGTGACGATGGGCGTCGCCTGGCACCGGTTCGCCGCGTTCTTCAACATCTTCTTCAAGCGCGACCCGGGCCGCCCGGCCGGCTCCGGCCTCGGTGGCCTGCGGCCGATGATGTCGGCCGGCAAGCCCCTCGACTTCGAGCAGGCCGACCCGGACAAGGACCAGTTCGGGGTCGCGGCGGTCGAGCAGTTCACCTGGAAGGGCCTGCTCGACTTCACCACCTGCACCGAGTGCGGCCGCTGCCAGTCGCAGTGCCCGGCGTGGAACACCGGCAAGCCCCTCTCCCCGAAGCTCCTGGTCCTGTCCCTGCGCGACCACGCGTACGCCAAGGCACCGTACCTGCTGGCCGGGGACGACCACAGCAAGGTCGACGCGCTCGCCCTGGCCGAGTCGCAGCGGCCACTGATCGGTGGCGCCGAAGAGCAGGGCGTCATCGACCCGGACGTGCTCTGGTCCTGCACCACCTGCGGCGCCTGCGTCGAGCAGTGCCCGGTCGACATCGAGCACGTCGACCACATCGTCGACATGCGCCGCTACCAGGTCCTGATCGAGTCGAACTTCCCGTCCGAGGCCGGGATCATGCTGCGCAACCTGGAGAGCAAGGGCAATCCGTGGGGCGCGCCGCCGAACACCCGCGAAGACTGGACGAAAGGGCTGGACTTCGAGGTGCCCCGGGTCACGGACGGCGGGGAGTTCGAGTACCTGTTCTGGGTGGGCTGCGCCGGCGCGTTCGAGGACCGGGCCAAGAAGACCACCCGCGCGGTCGCGACGCTGCTGCAGCAGGCCGGCGTGTCCTTCGCGATCCTCGGCGAGGGGGAGACCTGTACGGGTGACCCGGCCCGCCGGCTCGGCAACGAGTTCGTCTTCCAGATGCTCGCCCAGCAGAACGTGGAGACGCTGACCGAGGCCGGCGTAACCAAGATCGTCGCCTCCTGCCCGCACTGCTTCAACACGCTCGGCAACGAGTACAGCCAGCTCGGCCTGAAGGTCGAGGTGGTGCACCACACCCAGCTGCTCGCCGAGCTGGTCGCCAGCGGCAAGCTCACCCCGGTGCAGCCGGTGGACGGCGGGATCACCTACCACGACCCGTGCTACCTGGGCCGGCACAACCGCGTCTTCACCCCGCCGCGCGAGATCCTCCAGAACGCGGGCGCGCTCACCGAGATGCCACGTAACAGCGAACGCTCGTTCTGCTGCGGCGCCGGCGGCGCCCGCATGTGGATGGAGGAGCGCATCGGCAAGCGCATCAACACCGAACGCGTCGAGGAGGCCCTCGCCACCGGCGCGAAGACCATCGCGGTCGGCTGCCCGTTCTGCTACACCATGATCGGCGACGGGGTCACCGGAAAGGGTGCCGCGGACGAGGTCGAGGTCGTAGACGTGGCCACTGTGCTGCTCCGATCGGTCAAAGCCGAGGCATGA
- a CDS encoding cell division protein CrgA: MPKSQVRKKKVYTPPTDVRPASTAAAKKPSPVWLPITAVSLIFFGIAWLVVYYLSETAYPVESWGYWNLAVGFGSMVASLILLSRWR; encoded by the coding sequence GTGCCCAAGTCTCAAGTCCGTAAGAAGAAGGTCTACACGCCGCCAACGGATGTCCGTCCGGCGTCGACCGCGGCAGCCAAGAAGCCGAGCCCTGTCTGGCTGCCGATCACCGCAGTAAGCCTGATCTTCTTCGGCATCGCGTGGCTCGTCGTCTACTACTTGTCCGAGACGGCCTACCCGGTCGAGTCCTGGGGGTATTGGAACCTCGCCGTGGGCTTCGGCTCGATGGTCGCCTCACTGATCCTGCTCTCCCGCTGGCGGTAG
- a CDS encoding DUF881 domain-containing protein produces the protein MEYTSGASSWREVLHRALAGLVPRRLGRARSGWSIVVPLIAIAAGLLFTTSATTANGTSLREDRRPQLAQLIEDRRERVEQSDKRRAALLADVEAQTEALAGSDAPIAEQRKRADASREAAGFTALRGPGLTVELDDAPRLGDTNRPGNPSNDDLVVHQSDVQAVVNALWAGGAEAMSIMDVRVISTSAVRCVGNTLLLHGRVYSPPFKITAIGDPAELRAALSASDGVRLFRDAVEHYGLGYRETVEGSVTVPAYDGSSTLNSAEVPHE, from the coding sequence GTGGAGTACACGTCCGGCGCCTCCTCTTGGCGCGAGGTTCTACACCGGGCCCTCGCCGGTTTGGTGCCGCGCCGGCTCGGGCGCGCGCGCTCCGGCTGGTCGATCGTCGTGCCGCTGATCGCGATCGCCGCCGGCCTCCTCTTCACCACGAGCGCGACGACCGCCAACGGGACGTCCCTGCGGGAGGACCGCCGCCCCCAGCTCGCCCAGCTCATCGAGGACCGGCGCGAGCGCGTCGAGCAGAGCGACAAGCGGCGGGCCGCCCTCCTCGCGGACGTCGAGGCCCAGACCGAGGCGCTGGCCGGCTCCGACGCCCCCATCGCCGAGCAGCGCAAGCGTGCCGACGCGAGCCGGGAGGCCGCGGGCTTCACCGCGCTGCGCGGGCCCGGGCTGACCGTGGAGCTCGACGACGCGCCGCGCCTGGGCGACACGAACCGGCCGGGAAACCCCAGCAACGATGACCTCGTTGTGCATCAGAGCGACGTACAAGCCGTGGTCAACGCGCTGTGGGCGGGAGGGGCCGAGGCAATGTCGATCATGGATGTCCGAGTGATCTCCACCAGCGCGGTCCGCTGCGTCGGCAACACCCTGCTGCTCCACGGGCGGGTCTACTCGCCGCCGTTCAAGATCACGGCGATCGGTGACCCGGCGGAGCTTCGGGCGGCGCTGTCCGCGTCCGACGGGGTCCGGCTCTTCCGGGACGCCGTCGAGCACTACGGGCTGGGCTACCGGGAGACCGTGGAAGGGAGCGTGACGGTGCCGGCGTACGACGGTTCCAGCACGCTGAACTCCGCCGAGGTGCCGCATGAGTGA
- the pknB gene encoding Stk1 family PASTA domain-containing Ser/Thr kinase has product MTAQARLLGGRYQVGELLGYGGMAEVHHGRDLRLGRDVAIKMLRTDLARDATFQMRFRREAQNAASLNHPAIVAVYDTGEEIAPTGETLPFIVMEFVNGHTLKEVLAAEGRLMPRRALEITADICAALEFSHRHGIIHRDIKPGNVMMTQNAQVKVMDFGIARALASGATTMTQTSAVIGTAQYLSPEQARGEAVDARSDVYAAGCVLFELLCGHPPFVGDSPVSVAYQHVREDPRAPSEINPDVNPDVDAIVLKALAKNPLNRFQSAQEMRADLLRAAAGRPVLATPVLREAETMAMGAAATTRQINATGMRPNAARVGDPRRRKASAWVLAALSTLGVLAVVALIAGLMLADRGDDTQQAQVPNVVGLAQVVAESDLKNAGLVPVLGDPIFNDTCKKGQVAEQSKGGGQRVDRNSEVVIQICGGQESIEVPKTLVGATRDAAAQQLGTLGFNPDFREVDSDVTKGQVVRVPDAGKSLAKGSTVVVEISLGNVKTIPNVVGDEAESAKDELEDLGFIVDLKQGSPAPSDAQVGTVEQQSKRGKAKAGETIILEIFVEPEEEPSETPTPSPSASATP; this is encoded by the coding sequence ATGACTGCGCAGGCCCGCCTGCTCGGTGGCAGGTACCAGGTCGGCGAGCTGCTCGGCTACGGTGGCATGGCTGAGGTTCACCACGGCCGCGACCTGCGGCTCGGCCGGGACGTGGCGATCAAGATGCTGCGCACCGACCTCGCCCGCGATGCCACCTTCCAGATGCGGTTCCGCCGGGAGGCGCAGAACGCCGCGTCGCTCAACCACCCCGCCATCGTCGCCGTGTACGACACCGGCGAGGAGATCGCCCCGACCGGCGAGACGCTGCCGTTCATCGTCATGGAGTTCGTCAACGGCCACACCCTCAAGGAGGTCCTCGCGGCCGAGGGACGGCTGATGCCCCGGCGCGCCCTGGAGATCACCGCGGACATCTGTGCCGCGCTGGAGTTCAGCCACCGGCACGGCATCATCCACCGGGACATCAAGCCCGGCAACGTGATGATGACCCAGAACGCCCAGGTCAAGGTCATGGACTTCGGTATCGCCCGGGCCCTGGCCAGCGGCGCGACCACGATGACGCAGACCAGCGCCGTGATCGGCACCGCCCAGTACCTGTCCCCGGAGCAGGCGCGCGGCGAGGCCGTCGACGCCCGCTCCGACGTGTACGCGGCCGGTTGCGTGCTCTTCGAGCTGCTCTGCGGGCACCCGCCGTTCGTCGGCGACAGCCCGGTGAGCGTGGCCTACCAGCACGTACGGGAAGACCCGCGCGCGCCGAGCGAGATCAATCCGGACGTCAACCCGGACGTCGACGCGATCGTGCTCAAGGCGCTCGCCAAGAACCCGCTCAACCGCTTCCAGAGCGCCCAGGAGATGCGGGCCGACCTGCTGCGGGCCGCCGCCGGACGGCCGGTGCTGGCCACGCCGGTGCTGCGTGAGGCGGAAACGATGGCGATGGGCGCCGCCGCGACGACCCGTCAGATCAACGCCACCGGCATGCGCCCGAACGCCGCGCGGGTGGGCGACCCCCGGCGGCGCAAGGCGTCGGCCTGGGTGCTGGCGGCGCTCAGCACGCTCGGCGTACTGGCCGTGGTCGCCTTGATCGCCGGCCTGATGCTCGCCGATCGGGGCGACGACACCCAGCAGGCCCAGGTGCCCAACGTCGTCGGGCTGGCCCAGGTGGTCGCCGAGAGCGACCTGAAGAACGCCGGCCTGGTGCCGGTGCTCGGCGACCCGATCTTCAATGACACCTGCAAGAAGGGCCAGGTGGCCGAGCAGAGCAAGGGGGGCGGCCAGCGGGTCGACCGCAACTCCGAGGTCGTCATCCAGATCTGCGGCGGCCAGGAGTCCATCGAGGTGCCAAAGACCCTCGTCGGCGCGACGCGCGACGCGGCGGCACAGCAGCTCGGTACCCTCGGCTTCAACCCGGACTTCCGGGAGGTCGACAGCGATGTCACGAAGGGGCAGGTCGTCCGGGTCCCGGACGCGGGCAAGTCGCTGGCGAAGGGCTCGACGGTGGTCGTCGAGATCTCGCTCGGCAACGTCAAGACCATCCCGAACGTGGTCGGCGACGAGGCCGAAAGCGCCAAGGACGAGCTGGAAGACCTGGGCTTCATCGTGGACCTCAAGCAGGGCAGCCCCGCCCCGTCCGACGCGCAGGTCGGCACGGTGGAGCAGCAGAGCAAGCGCGGCAAGGCCAAGGCCGGCGAAACGATCATCCTGGAGATCTTCGTGGAGCCGGAGGAGGAGCCCAGCGAGACCCCGACTCCGTCGCCGTCCGCGTCGGCTACTCCCTAG
- a CDS encoding serine/threonine-protein kinase: protein MISQGVLLGGRYRLDERIASGGMGDVWRGTDEVLGRTVAVKILLPALLEEHGFAERFRGEARTMATINHPGVVDVYDYGSDQQIAFLVMEYVEGDALSRTLSRVGRLTPARTMALVAQAADALQAAHEKGIVHRDVKPGNLLVRPNGTLVLTDFGIARSAMVGQLTAAGSVLGTASYISPEQAAGGTATPASDVYALGVVAYQCLSGHRPFEGDNPLEIAMKHVRDQARPLPGDIPPAVRRIVEQSMAKDPAARFPTANMLAAVARQAAATLGSPPANRPAQPAQPASPAPTTPPPGPAPVQPRPAPPYPPASGSPVVAPTVPVAQPPVQPYRPPVTSPAGYRPGAAVVPPGRPQQVSGPPTRPGQPYGYPPAQPEDGSANRQILIVLAVVLGVLVLLCAGLISYLVGQQGDGNSANSVPTGLQISARHDGSASRPVPSGGGAASVTRQGDVLTSEGRQTR from the coding sequence ATGATCAGTCAGGGCGTCCTGCTCGGCGGCCGCTACCGCCTCGACGAGCGCATCGCCAGCGGCGGGATGGGCGACGTGTGGCGCGGCACCGACGAGGTGCTCGGTCGCACCGTCGCGGTAAAGATCCTGCTCCCGGCCTTGCTGGAGGAGCACGGCTTCGCGGAGCGCTTCCGCGGCGAGGCCCGGACGATGGCGACCATCAACCATCCGGGCGTCGTAGACGTGTATGACTACGGAAGTGACCAGCAGATCGCGTTTCTGGTCATGGAGTACGTCGAGGGAGACGCCCTGTCGCGCACGCTGAGCCGGGTGGGCCGGCTCACGCCGGCCCGGACCATGGCGCTGGTCGCCCAGGCCGCCGACGCGCTCCAGGCCGCCCATGAGAAGGGCATCGTCCACCGCGACGTCAAACCGGGAAATCTCCTGGTACGCCCGAACGGCACCCTCGTGCTGACCGACTTCGGCATCGCCCGCTCGGCGATGGTGGGGCAGCTCACCGCCGCCGGCTCGGTGCTGGGCACGGCGTCGTACATCTCGCCGGAGCAGGCGGCCGGGGGTACCGCGACACCGGCGTCCGACGTGTACGCGCTCGGCGTGGTGGCGTACCAGTGCCTGTCCGGGCACCGGCCCTTCGAGGGGGACAATCCCCTCGAAATCGCCATGAAGCACGTGCGGGACCAGGCTCGCCCGCTGCCCGGTGACATCCCGCCCGCGGTGCGCCGGATCGTCGAGCAGTCGATGGCCAAGGACCCGGCCGCCCGCTTCCCGACCGCCAACATGCTGGCCGCGGTCGCCCGCCAGGCCGCCGCGACGCTCGGCTCGCCCCCGGCGAACCGGCCGGCCCAGCCGGCCCAGCCCGCCTCGCCGGCACCCACCACGCCACCTCCTGGCCCCGCACCCGTCCAGCCGCGCCCCGCCCCGCCGTACCCGCCGGCGTCGGGCAGCCCGGTCGTGGCGCCCACGGTCCCGGTCGCCCAGCCGCCCGTGCAGCCGTACCGGCCGCCGGTGACCAGCCCGGCCGGCTACCGGCCCGGCGCGGCGGTCGTACCGCCGGGGCGGCCGCAGCAGGTCAGCGGGCCGCCGACCCGCCCGGGTCAGCCGTACGGGTACCCGCCGGCCCAGCCCGAGGACGGTTCGGCGAACAGGCAGATCCTCATCGTGCTCGCCGTGGTCCTGGGCGTCCTGGTCCTGCTCTGTGCCGGCCTGATTTCCTACCTGGTGGGACAGCAGGGAGACGGAAACAGCGCAAACTCGGTCCCAACCGGGTTGCAGATATCGGCCCGCCACGACGGCTCGGCCTCTCGGCCCGTACCGTCGGGTGGTGGAGCAGCCTCCGTAACCCGGCAGGGTGACGTACTGACGAGCGAAGGACGACAGACGAGATGA
- a CDS encoding peptidoglycan D,D-transpeptidase FtsI family protein translates to MNAPLRRAGVVVMVLFGLLFANLNWVQGYKADEYRTSDYNGRVQVDEYNRPRGVIEVAGKALAESKATEDELKYLRTYPFKSQFAHVVGYNPVNLAAIGIEKSEDDFLAGTSDRLFADRFRDMFTGEDTAGGNVVLTLSLRAQDAAIKGLANNDVGVTRGAAIAIDPKTGAVQALVSMPSFDPNPLASHNTNTAQAAYDKLAADKQGPLKNRALSEVLPPGSTFKVIDSAAALENGYTQQTRIPAGSSYTAPTSGTPIRNSAASICPESQVTLIQALTESCNTGFARLAVELGADKIKAKARAFGFEVDDQTVGNLDGGGLPVAASRTGDIQNADGSEDPAALAQSGIGQNNVRMTPLQGAMIAATVANGGERMRPYLVQQLLGPDRRTISTASPRKINNPISGDVAGDLQQMMVSVVENGTGRRAQIDGYTVGGKTGTAQDGDDPADHGWFIGFVMKDGEPISAVCVLLERAGVAGGSSAAAEIGGQIMAAVIKDRGGD, encoded by the coding sequence GTGAATGCCCCACTGCGCCGGGCCGGCGTGGTCGTCATGGTCCTCTTCGGCCTGCTCTTCGCCAACCTGAACTGGGTACAGGGGTACAAGGCGGACGAATACCGCACGAGCGACTACAACGGACGTGTCCAGGTCGACGAGTACAACCGGCCGCGCGGCGTGATCGAGGTCGCGGGCAAGGCGCTCGCCGAGAGCAAGGCCACCGAGGACGAGCTGAAGTACCTCCGGACGTACCCGTTCAAGAGCCAGTTCGCGCACGTGGTCGGCTACAACCCGGTCAACCTCGCGGCCATCGGCATCGAGAAGTCGGAGGACGACTTCCTCGCCGGCACCAGCGACCGGCTCTTCGCGGACCGGTTCCGGGACATGTTCACCGGCGAGGACACCGCCGGCGGCAACGTGGTGCTGACCCTCTCCCTGCGCGCCCAGGACGCGGCGATCAAGGGCCTGGCCAACAACGACGTGGGCGTGACTCGGGGCGCGGCGATCGCCATCGACCCGAAGACCGGCGCGGTGCAGGCCCTGGTCTCCATGCCGAGCTTCGACCCCAACCCGCTGGCCAGCCACAACACCAACACGGCGCAGGCGGCGTACGACAAGCTGGCGGCCGACAAGCAGGGCCCGCTGAAGAACAGGGCGCTGTCCGAGGTGCTGCCGCCCGGCTCGACGTTCAAGGTGATCGACAGCGCGGCGGCCCTGGAGAACGGCTACACCCAGCAGACCCGCATCCCGGCCGGGTCGAGCTACACGGCGCCGACCTCGGGCACGCCGATCCGCAACTCGGCCGCGTCGATCTGCCCGGAGTCGCAGGTCACCCTGATCCAGGCGCTTACCGAGTCGTGCAACACCGGCTTCGCCCGGCTCGCGGTCGAGCTCGGGGCCGACAAGATCAAGGCCAAGGCGCGCGCCTTCGGTTTCGAGGTCGACGACCAGACCGTGGGCAACCTCGACGGTGGCGGCCTGCCGGTGGCGGCAAGCCGTACCGGAGACATCCAGAACGCCGACGGCAGCGAGGACCCGGCGGCGCTCGCCCAGTCCGGCATCGGCCAGAACAACGTCCGGATGACGCCGCTGCAGGGCGCCATGATCGCCGCCACGGTGGCGAACGGCGGCGAGCGGATGCGCCCGTACCTCGTGCAGCAGCTCCTCGGCCCGGACCGGCGTACGATCAGCACCGCCTCGCCGCGGAAGATCAACAACCCGATCTCCGGCGACGTCGCCGGGGACCTGCAGCAGATGATGGTCAGCGTCGTCGAAAACGGCACCGGCCGCCGGGCGCAGATCGACGGGTACACCGTCGGCGGCAAGACCGGAACGGCACAAGATGGGGACGACCCCGCCGACCACGGGTGGTTCATTGGCTTCGTGATGAAGGACGGTGAACCGATCTCGGCCGTGTGCGTGTTGCTGGAACGAGCGGGTGTGGCCGGCGGCAGCTCCGCGGCAGCGGAGATCGGCGGTCAGATCATGGCGGCCGTGATCAAGGACCGAGGAGGCGACTGA
- a CDS encoding PP2C family protein-serine/threonine phosphatase, producing MTLTLRYAARSDRGLIRDGNQDSVYAGPRLLAVADGMGGMAAGDVASNIVIGAMAPLDEDVPGDALVDALRGAVDTANQQLRDTVDANPHLEGMGTTLTAVLFSGSKIGMVHIGDSRAYMLRDKEFNQITKDDTYVQMLVDEGRISAEEASSHPQRSLLTRALDGRDIDPEYSVRQVLPGDRYLICSDGLSGVVSAETIAETMAEFPDPQHCVERLVQLALRGGGPDNITVVVADATDQDILEAAPIVGGAAARDRGMATSADESTPAARASALQAAAPRPSAPEPSGPNSHARDDEPDRPRRRPARTALLLAGLLTILGGGLWVGWSYTQRQYYVGATDEGQLAVFRGVPGQIAGLSLSSVHETSDMQLDDLTTVAQERVKQGIQADDEPDAERRLAELTSDDPSNPNVKPFCPVTTIPSPSATPTASATSTTAPGATASPSASSVPTSGPASTPDAQPSDTDPPVDPTGCRSAD from the coding sequence ATGACTCTCACCTTGCGCTATGCGGCCCGCAGTGACCGCGGTCTGATCCGAGACGGAAACCAAGACTCCGTCTACGCCGGACCGCGGCTGCTCGCCGTGGCCGACGGCATGGGCGGCATGGCCGCCGGTGACGTCGCCAGCAACATCGTCATCGGCGCGATGGCACCGCTCGACGAGGACGTCCCCGGTGACGCCCTGGTCGACGCCCTTCGCGGCGCCGTAGATACAGCCAACCAGCAGCTGCGGGACACCGTGGACGCCAACCCTCACCTCGAGGGCATGGGCACCACGCTGACCGCGGTCCTCTTCTCCGGCAGCAAGATCGGCATGGTCCACATCGGGGACTCGCGTGCCTACATGCTGCGGGACAAGGAGTTCAACCAGATCACCAAGGACGACACGTACGTCCAGATGCTGGTTGACGAGGGCCGGATCAGTGCGGAAGAGGCCAGCAGCCATCCACAGCGCTCGCTGCTCACCCGGGCGCTCGACGGCCGCGACATCGACCCCGAGTACTCGGTGCGCCAGGTCCTGCCCGGCGACCGGTACCTGATCTGCAGCGACGGTCTGTCCGGGGTGGTGAGCGCCGAGACCATCGCGGAGACGATGGCGGAGTTCCCCGACCCGCAGCATTGCGTCGAACGGCTGGTGCAGCTCGCCCTGCGTGGCGGCGGCCCTGACAACATCACCGTGGTCGTCGCCGACGCCACCGACCAGGACATCCTGGAGGCCGCCCCGATCGTGGGCGGCGCCGCCGCGCGCGACCGCGGGATGGCTACATCGGCGGACGAATCGACCCCCGCGGCCCGCGCCTCGGCTCTCCAGGCAGCGGCTCCGCGGCCCTCGGCGCCGGAGCCGAGCGGCCCCAACAGCCATGCCCGGGACGACGAGCCGGACCGGCCACGCCGGCGCCCGGCCCGCACCGCGCTGCTGCTCGCCGGGCTGCTCACCATCCTCGGCGGCGGCCTCTGGGTGGGCTGGAGCTACACCCAGCGGCAGTACTACGTGGGCGCCACCGACGAGGGCCAGCTGGCCGTCTTCCGTGGCGTGCCCGGCCAGATCGCGGGGCTGAGCCTGTCCAGCGTCCACGAGACCAGCGACATGCAGTTGGACGACCTCACCACGGTCGCCCAGGAGCGGGTCAAGCAGGGCATCCAGGCCGACGACGAGCCCGACGCCGAGCGCCGGCTCGCGGAGCTGACCAGCGACGACCCGTCGAACCCCAACGTCAAGCCGTTCTGCCCGGTGACGACGATTCCGAGCCCGAGCGCCACACCGACCGCGAGCGCGACCAGCACCACCGCTCCCGGTGCCACCGCCAGCCCGTCCGCCTCCTCCGTGCCCACCTCGGGCCCCGCAAGTACGCCCGACGCCCAGCCGTCCGACACCGACCCGCCGGTTGATCCGACCGGGTGCCGGTCGGCGGACTGA
- a CDS encoding FHA domain-containing protein FhaB/FipA, whose protein sequence is MPEFVLTVARFGFLILLWIFVFTVVGVIRRDLFAGARSSRLVAAPRGVGASTGQARPAKVKRGRAAHQLVVTAGQLAGTRITLGEAQITIGRAEDSTLVITDDYASARHARLVPRAGQWFIEDLGSTNGTYLDRAKVTGPTPVPLGVPIRIGRTSLELRP, encoded by the coding sequence TTGCCTGAGTTCGTCCTCACCGTTGCCCGGTTCGGCTTCCTCATCCTCCTGTGGATCTTCGTGTTCACGGTGGTCGGGGTGATCCGCCGGGATCTCTTTGCCGGGGCCAGGAGCAGTCGCCTCGTCGCCGCGCCACGGGGGGTAGGCGCGTCGACGGGGCAGGCTCGTCCGGCGAAGGTGAAGCGGGGCCGCGCAGCACATCAGCTCGTGGTGACCGCCGGCCAACTCGCCGGCACCCGCATCACTTTGGGTGAGGCTCAGATCACCATCGGTCGAGCCGAAGACTCCACCCTGGTGATCACCGACGACTACGCATCCGCTCGGCACGCCCGGCTGGTTCCTCGCGCCGGACAGTGGTTCATTGAAGACCTCGGCTCGACCAACGGCACCTATCTGGATCGCGCTAAGGTCACTGGACCAACCCCCGTACCCCTCGGCGTGCCGATCCGTATCGGCCGCACTTCTCTTGAGTTACGGCCATGA